One Phaseolus vulgaris cultivar G19833 chromosome 11, P. vulgaris v2.0, whole genome shotgun sequence genomic window carries:
- the LOC137822579 gene encoding protein HIGH ARSENIC CONTENT 1, mitochondrial translates to MDATKDHQNVVTIDVHAAKNLLNSSDYSYLDVRSVEEFNKSHVENAYNVPYMFITEAGRVKNPDFVEQVTAICKNEDHLIVACNSGGRSLKASVDLLDSGFKHIVNMGGGYSAWVDAGFAGDKPPEELKTSCKIRR, encoded by the exons ATGGATGCCACCAAGGA TCATCAAAATGTTGTAACCATTGATGTCCATGCTGCTAAAAATCTGCTAAATTCATCAGATTATAGTTATCTGGATGTGAG GTCAGTTGAGGAATTCAACAAAAGCCATGTTGAGAATGCTTATAATGTCCCCTACATGTTCATCACAGAAGCAG GAAGGGTGAAAAATCCAGATTTTGTTGAGCAGGTGACAGCAATATGCAAGAATGAGGATCATTTAATTGTG GCTTGCAATAGTGGAGGAAGATCACTCAAAGCCAGCGTTGATCTGCTTGATTCG GGATTTAAACATATTGTGAATATGGGAGGAGGCTACTCTGCTTGGGTTGATGCTGGTTTTGCTGGGGACAAGCCACCAGAAGAGCTCAAAACTAGTTGTAAGATTCGTCGTTAA